A single genomic interval of Azospirillum sp. TSA2s harbors:
- a CDS encoding TniB family NTP-binding protein, giving the protein MSEVFEHLHPAYREYACLADHERIEWIRADRWINHRRAEAALGKLEDLLTYPKRDRMPCLLLFGDVGMGKTKIIRKFVRDHPAVFNEGTGVTTMPVVAFQMPTQPDEGDFYDELLTALGVPQRRAGTVRGARNLCRRLLGEMNARVLVIDEVHAMLAGTYRQQRIFLNTLRFLTNDLRIPLVCAGTDEARMALLTDQQLADRFDALELAHWRDDQAFRDLLASLAAILPLRQRSSLGSASVSRRVLSMTDGITVRVFRLIETVAIAAIRSGREMIDEESFTAEDLVLPLVSMTVKAQRGMGRKSSVAV; this is encoded by the coding sequence ATGAGCGAGGTCTTCGAGCACCTCCATCCGGCCTATCGCGAATACGCGTGCTTGGCCGACCATGAACGCATCGAATGGATCCGGGCCGACCGCTGGATCAACCATCGGAGGGCAGAAGCGGCGCTCGGCAAGCTCGAAGACCTGCTCACCTACCCGAAGCGGGACCGCATGCCGTGCCTGCTGCTGTTCGGCGATGTCGGCATGGGCAAGACCAAGATCATCCGCAAGTTCGTGCGGGACCATCCGGCGGTCTTCAACGAGGGAACGGGGGTGACGACGATGCCGGTGGTCGCATTCCAGATGCCGACGCAGCCGGACGAGGGGGATTTCTACGACGAACTGCTGACCGCTCTCGGCGTGCCGCAACGGCGAGCGGGAACGGTGCGTGGCGCCCGCAACCTGTGTCGGCGTCTGTTGGGCGAGATGAACGCTCGGGTGCTGGTCATCGACGAGGTGCATGCCATGCTGGCCGGCACCTACCGTCAACAGCGGATTTTCCTGAACACGCTGCGATTCCTGACCAATGATCTGCGCATCCCCTTGGTCTGCGCCGGCACCGACGAGGCTCGGATGGCGTTGCTGACCGATCAGCAGCTTGCCGACCGGTTCGACGCGCTTGAGTTGGCGCATTGGCGAGACGATCAGGCATTCCGCGACCTGCTCGCCAGCCTCGCGGCAATTCTGCCGTTGCGGCAACGGTCGTCCCTTGGCAGCGCCTCCGTCAGCCGGCGCGTGCTGTCGATGACGGATGGCATCACGGTGCGTGTCTTCCGGCTGATCGAAACCGTGGCGATCGCTGCGATCCGGAGCGGCCGGGAGATGATTGATGAAGAGAGTTTCACCGCCGAGGATCTCGTGCTTCCGCTGGTTTCCATGACCGTCAAGGCGCAACGCGGCATGGGACGGAAGTCTTCGGTGGCGGTGTAG
- a CDS encoding TniQ family protein: protein MTLGSVLAQTVLPLAPRPMEDELLSSWLSRVACRYDLDGGALRGLLTTPGDDAETMPTMNGLDYRPAHQEIAALASAARLPVDRLSTLALKTANPTWPRHWFAWDWGVLDPTNGTERYADALAPGWCDLCLSEDHAAGRHAYLRRHWAYAAVGFCHRHRLPLRHLCPFCQTASTLRFVPSDGGTRLCCGACDRPLDEYATAGPKDGAASTSADNTPTSRAWSVVMAFETDLCRALSRRTPRARWMGRSRPAAFIAATEDLIVALTAGQSAYPREHAINAFDSDAFPSPGKFKPRNDLRYWACCVPMARRRSLLAAVVALLLDEETSALVSEPRFGSYRWVASLDWLFCWLGEDQRAWLVAQSAKWPELLRQRLETIAGEASVRRSAHHGRKASVQRKKAGGSGAGKPFPEETPDPPPSTLRIIGLQDAAHYRRLAEAILSSPE from the coding sequence ATGACACTGGGATCAGTCCTGGCCCAAACGGTGCTGCCGCTCGCCCCCCGGCCGATGGAAGACGAGCTGCTGTCGTCGTGGCTGTCGCGGGTCGCTTGCCGATATGACCTCGACGGCGGTGCCTTGCGGGGGCTTCTAACCACACCGGGTGACGATGCGGAAACCATGCCGACTATGAACGGTCTGGATTACCGGCCGGCTCACCAGGAAATTGCTGCACTTGCCTCGGCAGCCCGGCTTCCCGTCGACCGTCTTTCGACCCTTGCTTTGAAGACGGCCAACCCGACTTGGCCGCGCCATTGGTTCGCCTGGGACTGGGGTGTTCTGGATCCGACCAACGGAACCGAGCGCTATGCGGATGCTCTGGCTCCAGGGTGGTGCGATCTCTGCCTGAGCGAAGATCACGCCGCCGGCCGGCATGCTTACCTGCGTCGTCATTGGGCGTATGCGGCGGTTGGCTTTTGTCACCGACACCGTCTGCCGCTGCGCCATCTCTGTCCATTCTGTCAAACGGCCAGCACCCTCCGATTTGTACCGTCCGATGGCGGAACCCGACTGTGTTGTGGAGCCTGCGATCGTCCGCTTGATGAGTATGCGACGGCAGGTCCAAAGGATGGCGCCGCCAGTACGTCTGCCGACAACACTCCGACCAGCCGCGCGTGGAGTGTGGTCATGGCCTTCGAGACGGACCTTTGTCGGGCGCTGAGCCGCCGGACGCCCAGGGCTCGATGGATGGGGCGGTCGCGTCCAGCAGCGTTCATCGCAGCGACCGAAGACTTGATTGTCGCGCTGACGGCGGGCCAGAGCGCCTACCCTCGCGAGCATGCGATCAATGCATTCGACAGCGACGCTTTTCCATCGCCTGGGAAGTTCAAACCAAGAAACGACCTGCGATACTGGGCATGCTGCGTGCCGATGGCGCGGCGACGAAGCCTGCTGGCCGCTGTGGTGGCCCTTCTGCTGGATGAAGAAACCAGCGCTCTGGTGTCGGAGCCCCGCTTTGGATCGTATCGGTGGGTCGCCTCCTTGGATTGGCTCTTCTGCTGGCTCGGAGAGGACCAACGGGCTTGGCTGGTTGCCCAGAGCGCGAAGTGGCCGGAGCTTCTGCGACAGCGATTGGAAACGATTGCTGGCGAAGCGTCTGTAAGGCGGTCTGCCCACCATGGCCGGAAAGCCTCCGTTCAGCGCAAGAAGGCGGGGGGCTCAGGTGCGGGCAAGCCGTTTCCGGAAGAGACACCGGACCCTCCACCATCCACGCTGCGGATAATTGGGTTGCAGGATGCCGCTCATTACCGGCGTCTGGCGGAAGCGATCCTTTCGAGCCCCGAGTGA
- a CDS encoding 4Fe-4S binding protein, with translation MADCTTPSATHRSGLKRALSDLGDWMARSRRLIMGVQWTVIVIYAVLIIVPTLLPLPTNVDRIWSHITIFAQFVFWGIWWPGVLLSMILFGRLWCGVLCPEGALSEQAATWSLGRAVPRWVTWKGWPFVGFLGTTIYGQMISVYQYPAAVLVILGGSTAAAIAVALIWGRNKRVWCRHLCPVNGVFALVSKLAPVHYRVDRDAWGRWRKPADSHRTVVNCAPLVPLRTLDGNAQCHMCGRCSGFRDAIALDHRPFSHEIVHVAGREAKPWETALILIGLLGVAGGAFRWTGSSLFIDLKMWFAETLLSLGADRLLDMVMPWWILTNYPANNDVMSVLDGITLLAFIGAEALFAGLIFAGGLVLATRIAGGWSSVCFHHLAQALIPVSAIGVILGLSMTTVMLLRTNGFYLGFIDPLRAVLLAGATVWSAWLSARIVELHATSPSRRLLATGMMTILCILAAVNWGTLFWTL, from the coding sequence ATGGCTGATTGCACGACCCCGTCGGCAACGCACCGTAGCGGCCTGAAACGGGCGCTGTCCGACCTGGGTGATTGGATGGCCCGGTCGCGGCGGCTGATCATGGGAGTGCAGTGGACGGTGATCGTCATCTATGCCGTCCTGATCATCGTTCCCACGCTGCTGCCGTTGCCGACGAACGTCGACCGCATCTGGTCCCACATCACCATCTTCGCCCAATTCGTGTTTTGGGGGATTTGGTGGCCGGGCGTGCTGTTGTCGATGATCCTGTTCGGTCGGCTGTGGTGCGGCGTCCTCTGTCCGGAGGGGGCGCTGTCCGAACAGGCCGCCACTTGGTCGCTGGGTCGCGCCGTGCCGCGCTGGGTCACTTGGAAGGGGTGGCCCTTCGTCGGTTTTCTCGGCACAACCATCTACGGCCAAATGATCTCCGTTTACCAGTATCCGGCTGCCGTCCTGGTGATCCTCGGCGGTTCGACCGCCGCCGCTATCGCCGTCGCTCTGATCTGGGGACGCAACAAGCGCGTCTGGTGCCGCCATCTCTGTCCGGTTAATGGGGTGTTCGCTCTAGTTTCGAAGCTGGCGCCGGTTCACTATCGGGTCGATCGCGACGCTTGGGGGCGTTGGCGGAAGCCTGCTGACAGCCATCGTACCGTCGTCAATTGCGCACCGCTGGTGCCGCTGCGCACGCTGGACGGCAATGCGCAATGCCACATGTGCGGGCGATGCAGCGGCTTCCGCGACGCCATTGCACTCGACCACCGCCCCTTCAGCCATGAGATCGTTCACGTCGCCGGCCGTGAGGCCAAACCCTGGGAGACGGCGCTGATCCTGATCGGTCTTCTGGGTGTCGCCGGAGGCGCCTTTCGTTGGACGGGAAGCAGCCTGTTCATCGACCTGAAGATGTGGTTCGCCGAAACGCTGCTGTCGCTTGGGGCCGATCGCCTGCTCGATATGGTGATGCCCTGGTGGATTCTGACCAATTACCCTGCAAACAACGACGTTATGAGCGTGCTCGATGGCATCACGCTGTTGGCCTTCATCGGCGCGGAGGCGCTGTTCGCCGGCCTCATCTTCGCGGGCGGCCTCGTGCTCGCAACCCGCATCGCCGGCGGATGGTCGTCCGTTTGCTTCCACCATCTTGCCCAGGCCCTGATCCCGGTTTCTGCCATCGGCGTCATTCTTGGGCTTTCGATGACAACGGTGATGCTGCTGCGTACCAATGGGTTCTATCTCGGTTTCATCGACCCGCTGCGGGCCGTCCTCCTGGCCGGCGCCACCGTGTGGTCCGCTTGGCTGTCGGCCAGAATCGTTGAGCTTCATGCGACCTCCCCATCCCGCCGGCTGCTTGCTACGGGCATGATGACGATCCTGTGCATTCTCGCTGCAGTGAATTGGGGGACGCTCTTCTGGACCTTATGA